TTAATCGCTTCAACGACGTCTCGGTAATCCTCTGTCTCGACATAGACTTCTTCCCGGGGGAGACGAGTTTGATCCAGGAATCGAAGACTTCTACCTTTCCACTCAATTGCTTTGAGAAACATTGCCATCTCCTTTCCCTACACTCCCCTACCAAAAAGAACAAGAAGCGTTACAATGCCTGTTGCCATCGCCAGGCCACCTAAGGCAAAGGGAAATACCTCCCAGGGACGAAAACCGGCAAGAAAGGCAATAAGCGTCCCCGTCCATACTCCGGTAAAGGGTAAGGGAACACCTACAAAGAGGAGAATGCCCCACTTTCCATACTTCTTGTAGGAAAGAAATCGCTTCTGTGCTTTTTCGGTGTACCATGTCCACAGACGTCGAAACCATGGAATGCCCTGGAGGAGTTGCACAAGAGGTGGGACAAAGTACATGACAAGGAAAAAGGGGGCGATGTTTGCAAGGAGCGCAACCAAGAGAACAAGAGGAAGGGGAAGCCTCTCCACAAAAACACCGTACGGAAGCGCTCCCCTAACTTCGCTTACCGGAAGCATGGCAAAAAGAGCAACCCGGAGGATTCCTGAAAAACTCATAGGGACATCCTCCGAACGAGTTCCCGAATGATGAGGGTGAGTTTTGGTTGCGCTTCGTTAGCCGCCTGAACCACCTCTTCGAAACTCAAAGGCGCAACCACTCCATCGATAGCAAGGTCGGTAATGCAGGAAATGCCAAAGACCCGCATTCCCGCGTGTTTTGCCACGATAACCTCAGGAACGGTGGACATACCTACTGCATCAGCTCCAATTTTTATGAGGAAACGGTACTCCGCAGGGGTCTCAAGACTCGGCCCAGGCAGAGCAACGTACACTCCCTGATGGAGGTAGATGCCATGCTCAAGACCAATCTGAAGCGCAAGCTCTCGGAGTTCCCTATCGTACACCTCGGACATATCCGGGAAACGGGGGCCAAGTTCCGGGTCATTGGGTCCCCGCAGAGGATTATCCCCAAGGAGGTTAATGTGGTCGGTAATAATCATAAGGTCCCCACGACGCATGTTCCGGTTGAGACCTCCTGCCGCATTG
This genomic interval from Candidatus Caldatribacterium sp. contains the following:
- a CDS encoding small multi-drug export protein, with product MSFSGILRVALFAMLPVSEVRGALPYGVFVERLPLPLVLLVALLANIAPFFLVMYFVPPLVQLLQGIPWFRRLWTWYTEKAQKRFLSYKKYGKWGILLFVGVPLPFTGVWTGTLIAFLAGFRPWEVFPFALGGLAMATGIVTLLVLFGRGV
- a CDS encoding purine-nucleoside phosphorylase, which produces NAAGGLNRNMRRGDLMIITDHINLLGDNPLRGPNDPELGPRFPDMSEVYDRELRELALQIGLEHGIYLHQGVYVALPGPSLETPAEYRFLIKIGADAVGMSTVPEVIVAKHAGMRVFGISCITDLAIDGVVAPLSFEEVVQAANEAQPKLTLIIRELVRRMSL